The proteins below are encoded in one region of Pseudomonas putida S13.1.2:
- a CDS encoding TonB-dependent receptor plug domain-containing protein, which yields MSRTPFFALPLACLLTPFADAASTTEDQRLDTVTVISTGLRGNQRTVADSPAPIDVISSEQLLRTGRAELSEAISKLLPSFNFGTNIAGFQSGVRPLSNRSLGPAYTLVLVNGKRRHNSSVPASGSTDNSGANAVDIDMIPVSAVSHIEVLKDSAAAQYGSDAVAGVINIILKSASSGGHYESSYGQLYSGQGETIKLAGDQGFSLGDGGFLHLSGEARKRGTANWIDKAAPDYRAYFEDDRQAGWDHRAVKNGDPDLRAFNLGYNAELPISDDLKLYSFATYAERKLEAFNNYRLPNSNASIPELFPDGYFPLNNIKDTDYQWLLGARGAAGAWDWDLSTTYGRNKNQQSSDLTINPTYGPASPTSFDDLATLQFDQWVNNLDITRAFDGLFGLAVPTRVSAGLEHRWERFQTFAGDPIAYSVGPYTYPATLADGRPNPLYALANGQTAVGAQAALTIRPEDEADVKRNNYAAYIDLGLDLTPRWYLGAAARVEHYDDDSGNTASFKLNSRYELSETVALRGTLGSGFRAPSLTQSGYTVSDNRTALDADGNVVPALRRTVAPGSAAALAFGGDKLDPEKSRNAGLGLTWQPARRTSVTLDAYLIDIDDRILLTENLYDRQNGAGAIGDILESLGLARTTWINYYTNAFDTRTRGLDLVGDHTSEFGAWGDVRWTLGFNWNKTTVRGTRGTPAALAAAGIDVVGHGREGDLVAASPKTKWVLGSQWLLGNFTGTLQTTRYGKVETWQQNQAQDRTFGAKWITDLDLSYLLFDSLTVSVGGTNIFNVRPDKNGVYNANGNQAAYGNPPFHPGGGYWYTKLAYDF from the coding sequence ATGTCTAGAACACCGTTTTTCGCCCTGCCCCTGGCCTGTCTGCTCACCCCGTTCGCCGATGCTGCTTCAACTACCGAAGACCAACGCCTGGACACCGTCACGGTGATCTCCACCGGCCTGCGGGGCAACCAGCGCACCGTGGCCGACAGCCCGGCACCCATCGACGTGATCAGCAGCGAACAGCTGTTGCGCACCGGCCGCGCCGAGCTGTCCGAGGCCATTTCCAAACTGCTGCCCTCGTTCAACTTCGGCACCAACATCGCCGGCTTTCAGTCTGGCGTGCGGCCGCTGAGCAACCGCAGCCTGGGCCCGGCCTACACCCTGGTGCTGGTCAATGGCAAACGCCGCCACAACAGCAGCGTGCCGGCCAGCGGCTCGACCGACAACAGCGGTGCCAACGCCGTTGATATCGACATGATCCCTGTCAGCGCCGTGTCACACATCGAAGTGCTGAAAGACAGCGCCGCCGCCCAGTACGGCTCTGATGCGGTGGCCGGGGTGATCAACATCATCCTCAAGAGCGCCAGCAGCGGCGGCCATTACGAAAGCAGCTACGGCCAGCTGTACAGCGGCCAGGGGGAAACCATCAAGCTGGCTGGCGACCAAGGTTTCAGCCTGGGTGATGGCGGTTTCCTGCACCTGTCGGGTGAGGCACGCAAGCGCGGCACCGCCAACTGGATCGACAAGGCCGCCCCCGATTACCGCGCCTACTTCGAAGACGACCGCCAGGCCGGCTGGGACCATCGGGCTGTGAAGAATGGCGACCCCGACCTGCGCGCCTTCAACCTCGGTTACAACGCCGAGCTCCCCATCAGCGACGACCTGAAGCTGTATTCGTTCGCCACCTATGCCGAGCGCAAGCTCGAGGCCTTCAACAATTACCGCCTGCCCAACAGCAATGCCTCGATTCCCGAGTTGTTCCCCGACGGATACTTCCCGCTCAACAATATCAAGGACACCGACTACCAGTGGCTGCTCGGCGCCCGAGGCGCTGCCGGTGCCTGGGACTGGGACCTGTCCACCACCTACGGGCGCAACAAGAACCAACAGTCCAGCGACCTGACCATCAACCCCACCTATGGCCCGGCCTCGCCAACCTCGTTCGATGACCTGGCGACGTTGCAGTTCGACCAGTGGGTGAACAACCTGGACATCACCCGCGCCTTCGATGGCCTGTTCGGCTTGGCGGTACCGACCCGCGTCTCGGCAGGCCTGGAGCACCGCTGGGAGCGCTTCCAGACGTTCGCCGGCGACCCCATCGCCTACAGCGTCGGGCCCTACACCTACCCGGCCACCCTGGCCGACGGGCGCCCCAACCCGCTTTATGCGCTGGCCAACGGCCAGACCGCCGTGGGCGCCCAGGCTGCGCTGACCATCCGCCCGGAAGACGAGGCCGATGTGAAGCGCAACAACTATGCCGCTTACATCGACCTCGGCCTGGACCTGACCCCGCGCTGGTACCTGGGCGCCGCCGCGCGCGTCGAGCACTACGACGACGACTCGGGCAACACCGCCAGCTTCAAGCTCAATTCGCGCTATGAACTGAGCGAAACCGTGGCGCTGCGTGGCACCCTGGGTAGTGGTTTCCGTGCACCGTCGCTGACCCAGAGTGGCTACACGGTCAGCGACAACCGTACCGCGCTGGACGCCGACGGCAATGTGGTGCCGGCCTTGCGCCGCACCGTGGCGCCCGGCAGTGCCGCCGCGCTGGCATTCGGCGGCGACAAGCTCGACCCGGAGAAATCGCGCAACGCCGGCCTTGGCCTGACCTGGCAACCGGCGCGCCGCACCAGTGTCACCCTGGACGCCTACCTGATCGACATCGACGACCGCATCCTGTTGACCGAAAACCTCTACGACCGGCAGAACGGTGCCGGTGCCATTGGCGACATCCTCGAATCGCTGGGCCTGGCGCGCACCACCTGGATCAACTACTACACCAATGCCTTCGACACCCGCACCCGCGGCCTCGACCTGGTGGGTGACCACACCAGCGAGTTCGGTGCCTGGGGCGATGTGCGCTGGACCTTGGGCTTCAACTGGAACAAGACTACCGTTCGCGGCACCCGGGGTACGCCCGCCGCGCTGGCCGCTGCCGGCATCGACGTGGTCGGCCATGGCCGTGAAGGTGACCTGGTGGCAGCTTCGCCGAAGACCAAATGGGTATTGGGCAGCCAGTGGTTGCTGGGCAACTTCACCGGCACCTTGCAGACCACCCGCTACGGCAAGGTCGAAACCTGGCAGCAGAACCAGGCCCAGGACCGCACCTTTGGCGCCAAGTGGATCACCGACCTGGACCTGTCGTACCTGCTGTTCGACAGCCTGACCGTCAGTGTGGGTGGCACCAACATCTTCAATGTGCGGCCCGACAAGAACGGGGTGTACAACGCCAACGGCAACCAGGCGGCGTACGGCAACCCGCCGTTCCACCCAGGTGGCGGCTATTGGTACACCAAGCTGGCCTATGACTTCTGA
- a CDS encoding LLM class flavin-dependent oxidoreductase: MSLEFIGLIGPQESSESQAPRGPLVDLEFIKAFSQAQEYGGFDKALLAVNTSAPDSMILASYVAALTERIGLLVAHRPGFQAPTFAARQFATLDQLSRGRASINVITGGDSGDLQRDGDFLDKDARYARTDEYLQVLRNTWTRQEPFDHQGTHYRVEDNLTLVKPVQHLPIYFSGASDAAVEVAAKHADVYMMWGEPLEQVRERIAKVRKAAARYGREKHIRFSLSLRPILGGTEAEAWARAERILADAQTRIGIRQGNRREKNFGKSNAGSERLVQLASQRKVHDTRLWTEIAALGGGAGNSTSLVGTADQVAEAALAYYELGVTTFLFRGFDQLRDAVEYGQDLIPRIRALVEQHEAGRSTRTA, from the coding sequence ATGAGCCTCGAATTCATCGGCCTCATCGGCCCGCAGGAAAGCAGCGAATCCCAGGCGCCACGTGGCCCGCTGGTTGATCTGGAGTTCATCAAGGCCTTTTCCCAGGCCCAGGAATATGGCGGTTTCGACAAGGCATTGCTGGCAGTCAACACCAGTGCACCGGACTCGATGATCCTGGCCAGCTACGTGGCAGCGCTTACCGAGCGTATCGGCCTGCTGGTCGCCCACCGCCCGGGCTTCCAGGCGCCAACTTTCGCCGCCCGCCAGTTCGCCACCCTCGACCAACTGAGCCGGGGCCGGGCCTCGATCAACGTCATCACCGGCGGCGACAGCGGCGACCTGCAGCGCGATGGCGACTTCCTCGACAAGGATGCCCGTTATGCCCGCACCGATGAATACCTGCAGGTACTGCGCAACACCTGGACCCGCCAGGAGCCCTTCGACCACCAGGGCACTCACTACCGCGTTGAAGACAACCTGACCTTGGTCAAACCGGTGCAGCATTTGCCCATCTACTTCTCCGGTGCGTCAGACGCCGCGGTTGAAGTCGCCGCCAAGCACGCCGACGTCTACATGATGTGGGGCGAACCGCTGGAGCAGGTACGCGAGCGCATCGCCAAGGTGCGCAAGGCCGCCGCCCGCTACGGGCGCGAGAAACACATCCGCTTCAGCCTGTCGTTGCGACCGATCCTGGGCGGCACCGAGGCCGAAGCCTGGGCCCGCGCCGAGCGTATTCTGGCCGACGCCCAGACCCGCATCGGCATCCGCCAGGGCAACCGCCGCGAGAAAAACTTCGGCAAGAGCAACGCCGGCTCCGAACGCCTGGTGCAGCTGGCCAGCCAGCGCAAGGTGCATGACACCCGACTGTGGACCGAGATTGCTGCTTTGGGCGGCGGTGCCGGTAACTCCACCTCGCTGGTAGGCACTGCAGACCAGGTGGCCGAGGCCGCACTGGCCTACTACGAGCTGGGGGTTACTACCTTCCTGTTCCGTGGGTTCGACCAACTGCGGGATGCGGTGGAATACGGGCAGGACCTCATTCCCCGTATTCGGGCGTTGGTAGAACAGCATGAGGCTGGACGCAGCACCCGCACAGCCTAG
- a CDS encoding LLM class flavin-dependent oxidoreductase, whose translation MSKRQIRLGAMIHGVGHGWGEWRHPEALADASVNFGFYKQQAKLAEAAKFDFAFIADSLHIHARSSPHYLNRFEPLTILSALAALTEHIGLVATVTVSYTEPFQVARQFASLDLISGGRAGWNVVTSWLSGTADNFGKAEHPPHAVRYRIAREHVDVVKGLWDSWEDDAFTRDKQSGQFFDPAKLHTLGHQGEYFKVKGPLNIQRSPQGQPLIFQAGVSEDGRNFAAQNADAIFVSPESFDDAHAYYQDLKQRAARHGRAPDALFILPGIRPIVGRNAEEVEQRYQQAVNLVSIEDALVALGRPFNDYDFSQHDLDAPFPDLGTLGNDSHKGTSDQLKQLARDEGLSLRELALRFSRPRRDFVGTPEQVADALQHWFENDAADGFIINSLLPDGLQYFTEHVAPLLQARGLVRSEYTGKTLRDNFGLSVPENRNTLRRSQAAVA comes from the coding sequence ATGAGCAAACGACAAATCCGCCTGGGCGCCATGATCCATGGCGTCGGCCACGGCTGGGGCGAATGGCGCCACCCAGAGGCGCTGGCCGATGCCAGTGTCAATTTCGGCTTCTACAAACAGCAGGCAAAGCTGGCCGAGGCGGCAAAGTTCGACTTCGCCTTCATCGCCGACAGCCTGCACATCCACGCCCGCTCCAGCCCGCACTACCTCAACCGTTTCGAGCCGTTGACCATTCTTTCGGCGCTGGCGGCGCTGACAGAGCACATCGGCCTGGTAGCCACGGTCACGGTCAGCTACACCGAACCGTTCCAGGTAGCACGCCAATTCGCTTCGCTGGACCTGATCAGCGGCGGGCGCGCAGGCTGGAACGTGGTGACCTCCTGGCTTTCCGGCACCGCTGACAACTTCGGCAAGGCTGAACACCCGCCGCATGCCGTGCGTTACCGGATTGCCCGTGAGCACGTGGATGTGGTCAAGGGGCTGTGGGACTCGTGGGAGGACGACGCCTTTACCCGCGACAAGCAAAGCGGGCAGTTCTTCGACCCGGCCAAACTGCACACCCTCGGCCACCAGGGCGAGTACTTCAAGGTCAAGGGCCCGCTGAACATCCAGCGCTCACCCCAGGGCCAGCCGCTGATTTTCCAGGCTGGCGTGTCGGAAGACGGCCGCAACTTCGCGGCGCAAAACGCCGACGCCATCTTTGTCAGCCCCGAATCGTTCGACGATGCCCACGCCTATTACCAGGACCTCAAGCAGCGTGCCGCGCGCCATGGCCGCGCCCCGGACGCACTGTTCATCCTGCCCGGCATCCGCCCCATCGTCGGCCGCAACGCCGAGGAGGTTGAACAGCGCTACCAGCAGGCCGTCAACCTGGTGAGCATCGAGGATGCCCTGGTTGCCCTGGGTCGCCCCTTCAACGACTACGACTTCAGCCAACATGACCTGGATGCGCCCTTCCCCGACCTCGGCACCCTGGGCAACGACAGCCACAAGGGCACCTCGGACCAGCTCAAGCAACTGGCCCGTGATGAAGGCCTGAGCCTGCGCGAACTGGCACTGCGCTTCTCGCGCCCGCGCAGAGACTTCGTCGGCACCCCGGAGCAGGTTGCCGATGCCTTGCAGCACTGGTTCGAAAACGACGCTGCCGACGGTTTCATCATCAACTCGTTGCTACCGGATGGCCTGCAGTACTTCACCGAACACGTGGCTCCGCTGCTGCAAGCCCGTGGCCTGGTGCGCAGTGAGTACACCGGTAAAACCCTGCGCGACAATTTCGGCCTCAGCGTGCCAGAAAACCGCAACACCCTGCGCCGCAGCCAGGCAGCGGTTGCCTGA
- a CDS encoding dipeptide ABC transporter ATP-binding protein: MNDQPLLVVRDLSISYHASGQATQAVKHLAFSLAQGETVAIVGESGSGKSTLANALLGLLPGTARIDSGQLWVDGLDVVRASERQKRQLRGRTVGLVPQDPMVSLNPTLRIGQQIGEALVLAQGGRSRSVDADVLALLAQVGLDNPSLRARQYPHELSGGMRQRVLIAIALAGNPRLIIADEPTSALDVTVQRKILDHLQRLVAERGISLLIITHDLGMATDRADRLLVMKQGELVEQGTPAQILQATQHPYTRALLNAAPAFSARRQPRQLAPGSKPILSLQGVGKTFELPKVKGQDNRFIALQGLDLQVHPGQTLAIVGESGSGKSTTLRIALGLETPSQGRVLFDQEDVTGHGWRQFRPLRRRMQLVQQNPFAALDPRFTVFDSIVEPLVSFGLLKGAALEQRARELIERVHLPLNYLDRLPCELSGGQRQRVAIARALALQPELLLLDEPVSALDVSVQAQILALLDELQRELGMAYVLVSHDLAVVASMADHVLVLRQGQVVERGTVAQVFDRPTNDYTRELIAAVPGRLVTVAA; this comes from the coding sequence ATGAACGACCAGCCTTTGCTTGTGGTACGCGACCTCAGCATCAGTTATCACGCCTCCGGCCAGGCTACGCAGGCCGTCAAGCACCTTGCCTTCAGCCTGGCCCAGGGCGAGACCGTGGCCATTGTCGGCGAGTCAGGCTCGGGCAAGTCGACTTTGGCCAACGCCCTGCTCGGCTTGTTACCGGGCACGGCGCGCATCGACAGTGGCCAGTTGTGGGTCGACGGGCTGGATGTGGTGCGCGCCAGCGAACGACAGAAACGCCAGCTACGTGGGCGTACCGTCGGCCTGGTGCCGCAAGACCCGATGGTCAGCCTCAACCCCACCCTGCGCATTGGCCAGCAGATCGGCGAGGCGCTGGTGCTGGCCCAAGGCGGCCGCTCGCGCAGCGTCGATGCCGATGTGCTTGCACTACTCGCCCAGGTTGGCCTGGACAACCCGAGCCTGCGCGCCCGCCAGTACCCGCACGAGCTGTCTGGCGGCATGCGCCAGCGGGTGCTGATCGCCATCGCCCTGGCCGGTAACCCACGCCTGATCATCGCCGACGAACCCACCAGCGCGCTGGACGTGACCGTGCAACGCAAGATCCTCGATCACTTGCAGCGGCTGGTGGCCGAGCGTGGCATCTCGTTGCTGATCATCACCCACGACCTGGGCATGGCCACCGACCGCGCCGACCGCCTGCTGGTGATGAAGCAGGGCGAGCTAGTGGAACAAGGCACACCTGCGCAGATCCTGCAGGCAACGCAGCACCCTTATACCCGCGCCCTGCTCAATGCCGCGCCAGCATTCAGCGCCCGTCGCCAGCCGCGGCAACTGGCGCCCGGCTCAAAACCGATCCTCAGCCTGCAGGGGGTTGGCAAAACGTTCGAGTTGCCCAAGGTGAAAGGCCAGGACAACCGCTTTATCGCGTTGCAGGGCCTGGACTTGCAGGTTCACCCGGGACAAACGCTGGCCATCGTCGGTGAATCCGGTTCGGGCAAGAGCACCACCCTGCGTATTGCCCTGGGCCTGGAAACGCCCAGCCAAGGCCGAGTGCTGTTCGACCAGGAGGATGTCACGGGCCATGGCTGGCGCCAGTTCCGCCCCTTGCGCCGGCGCATGCAACTGGTCCAGCAAAACCCCTTCGCCGCCCTCGACCCGCGTTTCACGGTGTTCGACAGCATCGTCGAGCCGCTGGTGTCGTTTGGCCTGCTCAAAGGTGCAGCACTGGAGCAGCGGGCGCGGGAACTGATCGAGCGGGTGCACCTGCCACTGAACTACCTTGACCGCCTGCCCTGCGAACTGTCTGGCGGCCAGCGCCAGCGGGTGGCCATCGCCCGGGCGCTGGCGCTACAGCCAGAACTGTTACTGCTCGACGAGCCGGTGAGTGCGCTGGATGTGTCGGTGCAGGCACAGATTCTGGCACTGCTGGATGAGCTGCAACGGGAGCTGGGCATGGCTTATGTGTTGGTATCGCATGACCTGGCGGTGGTAGCGAGCATGGCTGACCACGTGCTGGTGCTGCGCCAGGGGCAAGTGGTAGAGCGCGGGACGGTGGCGCAGGTGTTCGACAGGCCGACGAATGATTACACGCGAGAGTTGATTGCTGCCGTGCCTGGGCGGTTGGTCACTGTCGCGGCTTGA
- a CDS encoding ABC transporter permease, giving the protein MTADTHPLRAAAPPATWKRRTRLQRLGQALAPLLARPGFSLALVVVLFALLAALAPHWLTSFDPYATSPVDKLRAPDAVHWFGTDELGRDLYTRVVYGASLSVQAALLAVGIALAGGLSLGVLAGFAGGRLDAALMRLVDVLLALPGLLLALAIVTAIGFGTVPVAIAVGVGIIPGFARTTRGEVLRVKTLPYVEAARLGGASWRRTLLRHVLPNAWGPVAVLATLDFGAAILATAGLSFLGFGAAPPAAEWGTLIANGRHFLITAPWVSLLPGLFVVAVVFSLNHLARTFEEHPR; this is encoded by the coding sequence ATGACCGCCGATACTCACCCCCTGCGTGCCGCCGCCCCGCCAGCCACCTGGAAGCGCCGCACTCGCCTGCAGCGCCTCGGCCAGGCGCTCGCCCCTTTGCTGGCGCGCCCGGGCTTCAGCCTGGCGCTAGTGGTGGTGCTGTTCGCCCTGCTGGCGGCATTGGCGCCGCACTGGCTGACCAGCTTCGACCCATACGCCACGTCGCCCGTCGACAAGCTGCGGGCCCCTGACGCCGTCCACTGGTTCGGCACCGACGAGCTGGGCCGCGACCTGTACACCCGCGTGGTGTATGGCGCCAGCCTGTCGGTGCAGGCCGCATTGTTGGCGGTTGGCATTGCCCTGGCGGGCGGGTTGAGCCTGGGCGTACTCGCCGGGTTTGCCGGCGGGCGCCTGGATGCCGCCCTCATGCGCTTGGTCGACGTGCTGCTGGCCCTGCCCGGCCTGCTGCTGGCCCTGGCCATTGTCACCGCCATCGGTTTTGGCACGGTGCCGGTGGCGATCGCCGTCGGCGTCGGCATCATCCCAGGCTTTGCCCGCACCACCCGCGGCGAAGTGCTGCGGGTCAAGACCCTGCCCTATGTCGAGGCCGCACGCCTGGGTGGCGCCAGCTGGCGCCGCACCTTGCTGCGGCATGTGCTGCCCAATGCCTGGGGGCCGGTGGCCGTGCTGGCCACGCTGGACTTCGGCGCCGCCATCCTGGCCACGGCCGGCCTGAGTTTCCTCGGTTTTGGCGCAGCACCGCCAGCGGCCGAATGGGGCACCTTGATTGCCAACGGCCGGCACTTCCTGATCACCGCACCCTGGGTGTCGCTGCTGCCCGGCCTGTTCGTGGTGGCCGTGGTGTTCAGCCTCAACCACCTTGCCCGCACCTTCGAGGAGCACCCACGATGA
- a CDS encoding ABC transporter permease: MNRYLIGRIGQALLVLWGAYTITYFILYLLPGDTLAIMLSASGMEADGLSPEDLAKARAYYGLDKGIFEQYIDLLWRALHGDLGQSLSLNRPVTALLAERLPQTLALAGFAIVLSLLGGIGLAYLTAYLRWQPLKVALSRLPSLGFSVPVFWMGLLLIQVFAFGLGWFPATGSQGFASLVLPAVTLAIPSAAVYAQVLQRGFQGVWQEPYIATAFAKGLSRAQVQARHGLRNAALPILTLVGLQVGNTVSGAVLVETIFSRNGVGRLAQEAVLRQDIPVVLAIVAVSAAAFVLVNLIVDLLYPYLDPRIAHATKVT, from the coding sequence ATGAACCGCTACCTGATCGGCCGCATCGGCCAGGCGCTGCTGGTGCTGTGGGGCGCCTACACCATCACCTACTTCATCCTCTATCTGCTGCCCGGTGACACCCTGGCGATCATGCTCAGTGCATCGGGCATGGAAGCCGATGGCCTGTCGCCCGAGGACCTGGCCAAGGCGCGCGCCTACTACGGGCTGGACAAGGGCATTTTCGAGCAGTACATCGACCTGCTGTGGCGGGCCCTGCACGGTGACCTGGGCCAGTCGCTGTCACTGAACCGGCCGGTGACCGCGCTGCTGGCCGAGCGCCTGCCGCAAACCCTCGCCCTGGCCGGCTTTGCCATCGTACTGTCGTTGCTTGGCGGCATCGGCCTGGCCTACCTCACCGCCTACCTGCGATGGCAACCGCTGAAGGTGGCGCTATCGCGTTTGCCATCGCTGGGTTTTTCGGTACCGGTGTTCTGGATGGGGCTGCTACTGATACAGGTGTTCGCCTTTGGCCTGGGCTGGTTCCCGGCCACTGGCAGCCAGGGTTTTGCCAGCCTGGTACTGCCGGCGGTGACGCTGGCCATCCCCAGTGCTGCGGTGTACGCGCAGGTGTTGCAGCGCGGGTTCCAGGGCGTGTGGCAGGAGCCCTACATCGCCACCGCGTTCGCCAAAGGCCTGAGCCGTGCGCAGGTGCAGGCGCGGCACGGCCTGCGCAATGCGGCCCTGCCCATTCTTACCCTGGTCGGTTTGCAGGTGGGCAACACAGTGTCCGGGGCGGTACTGGTCGAGACCATCTTTTCGCGCAATGGCGTCGGCCGGTTGGCCCAGGAAGCCGTGCTGCGCCAGGACATCCCGGTAGTGCTGGCGATTGTCGCGGTGTCGGCGGCGGCCTTCGTGTTGGTGAACCTGATCGTCGACCTGCTGTACCCGTACCTTGACCCCCGCATCGCCCACGCCACGAAGGTGACCTGA